A window from Vulcanimicrobium alpinum encodes these proteins:
- a CDS encoding branched-chain amino acid ABC transporter permease: MHLFFQELLNGLVVGSLYALVALGLALVYGTMQVPNFAHGHLYMLGAYVAFFGVTVAHLTYWPAMLLAIVVLAAVGVLVERLVFRPLRDAPEVNAIIAAVGVLFFLQTLAQVLFKPEFRELPTPYDVVVHLPGDLVLTEQRIIVIAAAAALMVALLLFLKRTTLGATIEAVAQNRQGAALVGIDADRVSTIVFAISAGMAAAAATLIASINLIYPAMGFTVILKAFAIIVLGGMGSIPGAIAGAFILAFAESFGATYISTSYQDVIAFAVLVLILAVRPTGLFAKGT; the protein is encoded by the coding sequence ATGCATCTTTTCTTTCAGGAGCTGCTGAACGGTCTCGTAGTCGGGAGCTTGTACGCGCTCGTCGCGCTGGGCCTTGCGCTCGTGTACGGAACGATGCAGGTGCCGAACTTCGCGCACGGCCACCTGTACATGCTCGGCGCGTACGTCGCGTTCTTCGGCGTCACCGTCGCGCACCTGACCTACTGGCCGGCGATGCTGCTGGCGATCGTCGTGCTCGCGGCGGTCGGCGTCCTGGTCGAACGGCTCGTCTTCCGCCCCCTGCGCGACGCGCCCGAAGTGAACGCGATCATCGCCGCGGTCGGCGTGCTCTTCTTCCTGCAGACGCTCGCGCAGGTGCTCTTCAAGCCGGAGTTCCGCGAGCTGCCGACGCCCTACGACGTCGTGGTGCACCTGCCGGGCGATCTCGTCCTCACCGAGCAGCGCATCATCGTCATCGCCGCTGCGGCGGCGCTGATGGTCGCGCTGCTGCTGTTCCTCAAGCGGACGACGCTCGGCGCGACGATCGAGGCGGTGGCGCAGAACCGCCAGGGCGCGGCGCTGGTGGGGATCGACGCCGACCGCGTCTCGACGATCGTGTTCGCGATCTCGGCGGGGATGGCGGCGGCCGCCGCGACGCTGATCGCGTCGATCAACCTGATCTATCCCGCGATGGGCTTCACCGTCATCCTCAAAGCGTTCGCGATCATCGTGCTCGGCGGGATGGGGAGCATCCCCGGCGCGATCGCCGGCGCGTTCATCCTCGCCTTCGCCGAGAGCTTCGGCGCGACGTACATCTCGACGAGTTATCAGGACGTGATCGCGTTCGCGGTGCTCGTCCTGATCCTCGCCGTGCGGCCGACCGGATTGTTCGCGAAAGGGACGTGA
- a CDS encoding ABC transporter ATP-binding protein encodes MSEGLEVRGLQVRYGSAAPALDRVDLQVRPGECVTLLGANGSGKSTLFCALSGIVPSSGTIAFDGRDTRRMRPAAIVQLGIAQCAEGRKLFPELSVEKNLRLGAYVRRNRREADASLERVCALFPDVRMKLRAPAGSLSGGQQQMVAIGRALMAKPKLLLLDEPSLGLAPRVVTSMLEAIAQINRDGTMVLIAEQNAYAALAIAQRGYVLAQGRVVLEGSASTLRDNELVKKAFIGA; translated from the coding sequence ATGTCTGAGGGCCTCGAGGTGCGCGGGCTCCAGGTCAGGTACGGCTCCGCAGCGCCGGCGCTCGACCGGGTCGACCTGCAGGTGCGTCCCGGCGAGTGCGTGACGCTGCTCGGCGCCAACGGCTCGGGGAAGAGCACGCTGTTCTGCGCGCTCAGCGGGATCGTACCGTCGTCGGGGACGATCGCGTTCGACGGCCGCGACACGCGCCGGATGCGCCCGGCCGCAATCGTGCAGCTCGGGATCGCGCAGTGCGCCGAAGGACGCAAGCTCTTCCCCGAGCTCTCGGTCGAGAAAAATCTGCGGCTCGGCGCGTACGTTCGCCGCAACCGGCGCGAAGCCGACGCCTCGCTCGAGCGCGTGTGCGCGCTCTTCCCCGACGTGCGGATGAAGCTGCGCGCCCCGGCGGGCTCGCTCAGCGGCGGCCAGCAGCAGATGGTTGCGATCGGTCGCGCGCTGATGGCGAAGCCGAAACTGCTTCTGCTCGACGAGCCGTCGCTCGGCCTCGCGCCGCGCGTCGTCACGTCGATGCTCGAAGCGATCGCTCAGATCAACCGGGACGGCACGATGGTGCTGATCGCGGAGCAGAACGCGTACGCCGCGCTCGCGATCGCGCAGCGCGGCTACGTGCTGGCGCAAGGACGGGTGGTGCTCGAAGGCTCGGCGAGCACGCTGCGCGACAACGAGCTGGTTAAGAAGGCGTTCATCGGCGCCTGA
- a CDS encoding branched-chain amino acid ABC transporter permease encodes MRRALWIAAALAALVLPLAAGKSFYLQIVADAYVTAIAVYGLNVILGYAGLLNLGNAAFFGIGAYSVALLETKLAWPFWPALAAGCVASMLMGAFVGVIGARTRGHYFAIFTAAVGVMIYTVFSNWQELTGGNLGIVGIPPPPPIGPLNFADDRARYYLVLATLAFAIAIVTLARRSLVGLTFVAIADNAILARAAGIDVARARLAAFVLSTFLTGLAGGMYAMENGNLGPDASGLDVTFEQLLNLVVGGIGTIAGPLIGTLLLVGLTQTLQSAHEYRFLIFGPLLVVLVIFFPHGIAGAFARLRAPRPPHDVAAPAGTAEAALN; translated from the coding sequence ATGCGGCGCGCGCTCTGGATCGCGGCCGCGCTGGCCGCGCTCGTCCTTCCGCTCGCCGCCGGCAAATCGTTCTACCTGCAGATCGTCGCGGACGCGTACGTCACCGCGATCGCCGTCTACGGGCTCAACGTGATCCTCGGTTACGCGGGCCTGCTCAATCTCGGCAACGCCGCGTTCTTCGGCATCGGCGCGTACAGCGTCGCGCTGCTCGAGACGAAGCTCGCGTGGCCGTTCTGGCCGGCGCTCGCCGCCGGCTGCGTCGCGAGCATGCTGATGGGCGCGTTCGTCGGCGTGATCGGCGCACGAACGCGCGGCCACTACTTCGCGATCTTCACCGCCGCCGTCGGCGTGATGATCTACACCGTGTTTTCCAACTGGCAGGAACTCACCGGCGGCAACCTCGGGATCGTCGGGATCCCGCCGCCGCCGCCGATCGGACCGCTGAACTTCGCCGACGACCGCGCGCGCTATTATCTCGTGCTCGCGACGCTCGCGTTCGCGATCGCGATCGTCACGCTCGCACGGCGTTCGCTCGTCGGCCTGACGTTCGTGGCGATCGCGGACAACGCAATCCTCGCCCGCGCCGCCGGGATCGACGTCGCGCGCGCGCGGCTCGCGGCGTTCGTCCTCTCGACGTTCCTGACCGGACTCGCCGGCGGGATGTACGCGATGGAGAACGGCAACCTCGGCCCTGACGCGAGCGGCCTCGACGTCACCTTCGAGCAGCTGCTGAACCTCGTCGTCGGCGGGATCGGGACGATCGCAGGGCCGCTGATCGGGACGCTGCTGCTGGTCGGCCTCACGCAGACGCTGCAGTCGGCGCACGAATACCGTTTCCTGATCTTCGGCCCGCTGCTCGTCGTGCTGGTGATCTTCTTCCCGCACGGCATCGCCGGCGCGTTTGCGCGCCTGCGCGCGCCGCGCCCGCCGCACGACGTCGCGGCACCGGCCGGTACGGCCGAGGCGGCGCTGAACTGA
- a CDS encoding acyl-CoA dehydrogenase family protein, with translation MNLAFSPEELAFRDEVRAFIAQRLPDDIRRKVQAGDPLVKDDYARWHRILFERGWAAPNWPQRYGGTGWNAVQRHIFSEEIAHGWALRMLPFGLQMVAPVIIEFGNDEQRARYLPTILSGEEFWCQGYSEPGAGSDLAALATRAERRDDAYVINGTKTWITAAQWADWIFVLARTDPQAKKQEGISFILADMRTPGISVRPIETIDGGSEINEVHFENVEVPVANLVGREGEGWTYAKFLLEHERTGTAGIALCRQYLDALRELLVRERIDEPRLNERIARVEIELDALAFTELRTLAAESAGTRPGPESSILKIKGTEIQQAISELALDALGPYAERHLAPKYFNYRKTSIYAGSNEIQKNIIAKRILKL, from the coding sequence ATGAACTTGGCCTTCAGCCCCGAGGAACTCGCGTTCCGGGACGAGGTGCGCGCGTTCATCGCGCAGCGTCTCCCCGACGACATCCGCCGGAAAGTCCAGGCGGGCGATCCGCTCGTCAAAGACGACTACGCGCGCTGGCACCGCATCCTCTTCGAGCGCGGCTGGGCGGCGCCGAATTGGCCGCAGCGGTACGGCGGCACGGGCTGGAACGCCGTGCAGCGCCACATCTTCTCCGAGGAGATCGCGCACGGCTGGGCACTGCGGATGCTGCCGTTCGGCCTGCAGATGGTCGCGCCGGTCATCATCGAGTTCGGCAACGACGAACAGCGCGCGCGCTACTTGCCGACGATTCTCAGCGGCGAGGAGTTCTGGTGCCAAGGATACTCCGAGCCGGGCGCCGGCTCCGATCTCGCCGCGCTCGCGACGCGCGCCGAGCGGCGCGACGACGCGTACGTCATCAACGGGACGAAGACGTGGATCACCGCCGCGCAATGGGCCGACTGGATCTTCGTCCTCGCGCGCACCGATCCGCAGGCGAAGAAGCAGGAGGGGATCTCGTTCATCCTCGCCGATATGCGCACGCCGGGGATCAGCGTGCGCCCGATCGAGACGATCGACGGCGGCAGCGAGATCAACGAAGTGCACTTCGAAAACGTCGAGGTGCCGGTCGCAAACCTCGTCGGGCGCGAAGGCGAAGGCTGGACCTACGCCAAGTTTCTGCTCGAGCACGAGCGCACCGGAACCGCGGGGATCGCGCTGTGCCGCCAGTATCTTGACGCGCTGCGCGAGCTGCTCGTGCGCGAACGGATCGACGAACCGCGGCTGAACGAGCGGATCGCGCGCGTCGAGATCGAGCTCGACGCGCTCGCGTTCACCGAACTGCGGACGCTGGCGGCGGAGTCGGCCGGGACGCGGCCCGGACCCGAGTCGTCGATTCTCAAGATCAAAGGAACGGAGATCCAGCAGGCGATCAGCGAGCTCGCGCTCGACGCGCTCGGACCCTATGCGGAGCGGCACCTCGCGCCGAAGTACTTCAACTACCGCAAAACGTCGATCTACGCCGGCTCCAACGAGATCCAGAAGAACATCATCGCCAAACGTATCCTCAAACTGTAG
- a CDS encoding ABC transporter substrate-binding protein: MRRKTWFAGAGALAAGALLPRRAWAQATNVVTIGYTGPLSGGAAQYGADVQRGIQMAIDEINAAGGAGAKKYTFKLASLDDAYRPNEAATNAKRLAQESNAPIVFCPHSGGILAIEDFNDKQSPKFVLGAYTSEPAILKKNDTLMLMIPPAYDGYFKPFGEYSMKRFGKKLGLIATTTAYGNAWTKGFSAAWQAMGGTVLTNNGVDYNTTADFSTTVSKALAEKPDVILVGGPSQPTGLVMKSARDQGYNGGFVMMDQAKFDQLQSVLPIAKLEGAVGVVPFPLYPGAGTKIFIDAYTKKFGTERAPNTEIAFNYMAMHIFAEAIALAGSADPVALAGKLHDAAKGLNPKYQPATIHGVTKAGHLMLDAIAASVDKGKYDKITIPFTE; this comes from the coding sequence ATGCGACGTAAGACTTGGTTCGCCGGTGCGGGCGCGCTCGCCGCGGGGGCACTCTTGCCGCGGCGTGCGTGGGCGCAGGCCACGAACGTCGTCACCATCGGGTACACCGGACCGCTCTCGGGCGGTGCGGCGCAGTACGGAGCCGACGTGCAGCGCGGGATCCAAATGGCGATCGACGAGATCAACGCCGCCGGCGGCGCCGGCGCAAAGAAGTACACCTTCAAACTCGCCTCGCTCGACGACGCGTACCGCCCCAACGAGGCGGCGACCAACGCGAAGCGGTTGGCGCAGGAGAGCAACGCGCCGATCGTCTTCTGCCCGCACTCCGGCGGGATACTGGCGATCGAGGACTTCAACGACAAGCAGTCGCCGAAGTTCGTGCTCGGGGCCTATACCAGCGAACCGGCGATCCTCAAGAAGAACGACACGCTGATGCTGATGATCCCGCCGGCGTACGACGGCTACTTCAAGCCGTTCGGCGAGTATTCGATGAAGCGGTTCGGGAAAAAGCTCGGGCTGATCGCGACCACGACGGCCTACGGCAACGCGTGGACCAAGGGCTTCAGCGCAGCGTGGCAGGCGATGGGCGGGACCGTCCTCACCAACAACGGCGTCGACTACAACACCACCGCGGACTTTTCGACGACGGTGAGCAAGGCGCTGGCAGAGAAACCCGACGTGATCCTGGTCGGCGGCCCTTCGCAGCCGACGGGTCTGGTGATGAAGTCGGCGCGCGATCAGGGCTACAACGGCGGCTTCGTGATGATGGACCAAGCGAAGTTCGACCAGCTGCAGTCGGTGCTGCCGATCGCGAAGCTGGAGGGCGCGGTCGGCGTCGTCCCGTTCCCGCTCTATCCGGGCGCGGGCACGAAGATCTTCATCGACGCCTATACTAAGAAATTCGGGACCGAACGCGCGCCGAATACCGAGATCGCGTTCAACTACATGGCGATGCACATCTTCGCCGAAGCGATCGCGCTCGCGGGCTCGGCCGATCCGGTCGCGCTCGCCGGCAAACTGCACGACGCGGCGAAGGGCCTCAACCCGAAGTATCAGCCGGCGACGATCCACGGCGTCACGAAAGCCGGGCATCTGATGCTCGACGCGATCGCGGCGTCGGTCGACAAGGGCAAGTACGACAAAATCACCATCCCCTTCACGGAGTGA
- a CDS encoding long-chain-fatty-acid--CoA ligase produces MRGLMMDVPLNVSAILEYGARFQGDVEIVSRTVEGPIHRYTYRDAAARSAQLANALLTLGVLDGVRVATIAWNGYRHFELYYGVGGIGAVCHTINPRLHPAQIAYIINHADDRYVFLDLTFVPLVEAIAVQLPRVRGFVIMTDKAHMPQTTLPNVLCYESLLGEQSPAIEWPHLDENTACGLCYTSGTTGDPKGVLYSNRSTVLHAMSGCIMGATRRSESSAAMMPVVPMFHVNAWGIPYAAPMLGSKLVFGGALHDAASICEMIESENVTSASGVPVIWLGLLQYLQQTGKQLTALKSLSVGGSAAPPSMIEAYERMGIEVIHGWGMTETSPVCTNGSIKPKHRSSDITEQLKHQMKAGRCVFGVDMKIVDEDGLPLPDDGEAQGELYVRGPWVASAYYNNAEATANQFTDDGWFRTGDIVSLDADGYLTIHDRAKDLIKSGGEWISSIDLENAAVAHPEIAEAAAIAIPHPKWAERPLLVVVRATGSAIGRDDVLRFLDGRIAKWWMPDDVMFVDELPHTATGKVSKRTLRAQYAQIAASATP; encoded by the coding sequence ATGCGCGGATTGATGATGGACGTCCCGCTGAACGTCAGCGCCATCCTGGAGTACGGCGCGCGCTTTCAGGGCGACGTCGAGATCGTGTCGCGAACGGTCGAGGGACCGATCCACCGCTACACGTATCGTGACGCGGCGGCGCGGAGCGCGCAGTTGGCGAACGCCCTGCTGACCCTCGGCGTCCTCGACGGCGTGCGCGTCGCGACGATCGCCTGGAACGGCTACCGGCACTTCGAGCTGTACTACGGCGTCGGCGGGATCGGCGCCGTCTGTCACACCATCAATCCGCGCCTGCATCCGGCGCAGATCGCCTACATCATCAACCACGCCGACGACCGCTACGTCTTCCTCGACCTCACGTTCGTCCCGCTGGTCGAAGCGATCGCCGTGCAGCTGCCGCGCGTGCGCGGCTTCGTCATCATGACCGACAAAGCGCACATGCCGCAGACGACGCTGCCGAACGTGCTGTGCTACGAGTCGCTGCTCGGCGAACAGAGCCCCGCGATCGAATGGCCGCATCTCGACGAGAACACGGCGTGCGGACTCTGCTACACCTCGGGGACGACCGGCGACCCGAAGGGCGTCCTCTACTCCAACCGCTCGACCGTCCTGCACGCGATGAGCGGGTGCATCATGGGGGCGACGCGGCGCAGCGAGTCGTCGGCGGCGATGATGCCGGTCGTCCCGATGTTCCACGTCAACGCGTGGGGGATTCCCTACGCCGCGCCGATGCTCGGCTCGAAGCTCGTCTTCGGCGGCGCGCTGCACGACGCGGCGAGCATCTGCGAGATGATCGAGAGCGAGAACGTGACCAGCGCCTCCGGCGTGCCGGTGATCTGGCTCGGTCTGCTGCAGTACTTGCAGCAGACCGGCAAGCAGCTCACGGCGCTCAAGTCGCTCAGCGTCGGCGGTTCGGCCGCGCCGCCCTCGATGATCGAGGCCTACGAACGGATGGGGATCGAGGTGATCCACGGCTGGGGGATGACCGAGACGAGTCCGGTCTGCACGAACGGCTCGATCAAGCCCAAGCATCGCAGCAGCGACATCACCGAGCAACTGAAGCATCAGATGAAGGCCGGCCGCTGCGTCTTCGGCGTCGACATGAAGATCGTCGACGAGGACGGCCTGCCGCTCCCCGACGACGGCGAAGCGCAGGGCGAACTCTACGTGCGCGGGCCGTGGGTCGCGAGCGCCTACTACAACAACGCGGAAGCGACGGCGAATCAATTCACCGACGACGGCTGGTTCCGCACCGGCGACATCGTCTCGCTCGATGCCGACGGCTACCTGACGATTCACGACCGCGCCAAGGACCTCATCAAATCCGGCGGCGAGTGGATCAGCTCGATCGATCTGGAGAACGCGGCGGTCGCACATCCGGAGATCGCCGAGGCCGCCGCGATCGCGATCCCGCACCCGAAGTGGGCCGAGCGTCCGCTGCTCGTCGTGGTACGCGCGACCGGCAGCGCGATCGGCCGCGACGACGTGCTGCGCTTTCTCGACGGCCGGATCGCGAAGTGGTGGATGCCCGACGACGTGATGTTCGTCGACGAATTGCCGCATACCGCGACCGGGAAGGTCTCGAAACGGACGCTGCGCGCGCAATACGCGCAGATTGCCGCATCGGCGACGCCGTAA
- a CDS encoding 3-hydroxyacyl-CoA dehydrogenase NAD-binding domain-containing protein has product MPPDHVVVLEIDNPPVNALGPAAIAPLIAALAAADADAEVRAIVLGGAGGTFSGGADMRGFAVDPPPRPHVRDLIEAIEQASKPVVAALDGNALGGGLEVALACDYRVAAPDARLGLPEITRGLIPGAGGTQRLPRLIGVGAALPIVLSGEPVDGRAARALGIVDAIADGDVRAAARAFAASCAGERRRASAMRASPDDAALAAARARANPPERGGLAEHAAIDALADATALPFAEGLARERERFLALRESEQSRARIHVFFAEREAGKLADGSVPAPFVARSATVVGAGTMGTGIATAIANAGIAVTLVDLQPALLERARSIIASNYAARVRKGRLTQAQMDERLGRIAYACALDAAAGVDLVIEAVFEELATKQDVFRALDAIAAPHAILATNTSTLDIEAIASATSRPEQVVGMHFFSPANVMRLLEIVRGARTSPAVIAQALGVAKQLKKIGVVAGNCDGFIGNRMLHGYLREAAFLLEEGATPRQVDRAIRAFGFPMGPFAMSDLAGLDVGWRIRKGKHALAPPIGRYSRIADLLCERGRFGQKTGAGYYRYAEGDRTPQPDSEVDALIAQVAKDEGIARRAIGDDEIVERCLYPLVNEGAAILAGGIAARPGDIDVVWVDGYGFPAFRGGPLRWADHVGLAAILARIDAYARTHGAPWNATPLLRELAARGATFAAWNARVRALSGTEGTR; this is encoded by the coding sequence TTGCCGCCCGATCACGTCGTCGTGCTGGAGATCGACAACCCGCCCGTGAACGCGCTGGGCCCCGCCGCGATCGCACCGCTGATCGCCGCGCTCGCCGCCGCCGACGCGGACGCGGAGGTGCGGGCGATCGTGCTCGGCGGCGCCGGCGGCACGTTCAGCGGCGGCGCCGACATGCGTGGGTTCGCCGTCGACCCGCCGCCGCGGCCGCACGTGCGCGATCTCATCGAAGCGATCGAGCAGGCGTCGAAACCCGTCGTCGCGGCGCTCGACGGGAACGCGCTGGGCGGCGGCCTCGAAGTTGCGCTCGCGTGCGACTATCGCGTCGCGGCGCCGGACGCGCGGCTGGGGCTGCCGGAGATTACGCGCGGGCTCATTCCGGGCGCCGGCGGCACGCAGCGCCTGCCGCGCCTGATCGGCGTCGGCGCGGCGCTCCCGATCGTGCTGAGCGGCGAGCCGGTCGACGGCCGCGCCGCACGGGCGCTCGGCATCGTCGATGCGATCGCCGACGGCGACGTGCGCGCCGCGGCGCGTGCGTTCGCCGCGTCCTGCGCCGGCGAACGGCGCCGCGCATCCGCGATGCGCGCGAGTCCCGACGACGCTGCGCTCGCGGCGGCGCGCGCACGCGCGAATCCGCCCGAACGCGGCGGCCTCGCCGAGCACGCCGCGATCGACGCGCTCGCCGACGCGACGGCGCTCCCGTTCGCCGAAGGTCTCGCGCGCGAACGCGAACGTTTTCTCGCCTTGCGCGAGTCGGAGCAGTCGCGCGCGCGCATCCATGTCTTCTTCGCCGAACGCGAAGCGGGAAAGCTCGCCGACGGCAGCGTTCCCGCGCCGTTCGTTGCGCGAAGCGCGACGGTCGTTGGCGCCGGCACGATGGGGACCGGGATCGCAACCGCGATCGCCAACGCGGGGATCGCGGTCACGCTGGTCGACCTGCAGCCGGCGCTTCTCGAACGCGCGCGGTCGATCATCGCATCGAACTACGCGGCGAGGGTGCGCAAAGGCCGCCTGACGCAGGCGCAGATGGACGAGCGCCTGGGCCGCATCGCGTATGCCTGCGCGCTCGATGCGGCGGCCGGCGTCGATCTCGTGATCGAGGCCGTCTTCGAAGAGCTTGCGACCAAACAGGACGTCTTCCGCGCGCTCGACGCGATCGCCGCGCCGCACGCGATCCTGGCGACCAACACCTCGACCCTCGACATCGAAGCGATCGCGTCGGCGACGTCGCGGCCGGAGCAGGTCGTCGGGATGCATTTCTTCAGCCCAGCCAATGTGATGCGGCTGCTCGAAATCGTCCGCGGCGCGCGCACGTCGCCGGCCGTGATCGCGCAGGCGCTCGGCGTCGCGAAGCAGTTGAAGAAGATCGGCGTCGTCGCCGGCAACTGCGACGGATTCATCGGCAACCGGATGCTCCACGGCTATCTGCGCGAAGCGGCGTTTCTGCTCGAAGAGGGCGCGACGCCGCGGCAGGTCGATCGCGCGATCCGCGCCTTCGGCTTCCCGATGGGACCGTTCGCGATGTCGGATCTCGCCGGACTCGATGTCGGATGGCGGATCCGCAAAGGGAAGCACGCGCTGGCGCCGCCCATCGGGCGCTACTCGCGGATCGCCGACCTGCTGTGCGAGCGCGGACGCTTCGGACAGAAGACGGGCGCCGGATACTACCGCTACGCCGAGGGCGACCGCACGCCGCAGCCCGACTCCGAGGTCGACGCGCTCATCGCGCAGGTCGCGAAGGACGAGGGGATCGCGCGGCGTGCGATCGGCGACGACGAGATCGTCGAACGCTGTCTCTACCCGCTGGTGAACGAGGGCGCCGCGATCCTCGCCGGCGGGATCGCCGCGCGGCCCGGCGACATCGACGTCGTGTGGGTCGACGGCTACGGTTTCCCGGCGTTTCGCGGCGGCCCGCTGCGCTGGGCCGACCACGTCGGACTCGCGGCGATCCTCGCGCGCATCGATGCCTACGCGCGCACGCACGGCGCTCCGTGGAACGCGACGCCGCTGCTGCGCGAACTCGCCGCCCGCGGCGCGACGTTCGCCGCCTGGAACGCACGGGTGCGTGCGCTCAGCGGCACGGAGGGAACGCGATGA
- a CDS encoding acyl-CoA dehydrogenase family protein, with translation MDFALSPEQLLIKDGVARFAAGDHAGDRWSTFAELGWLAIGAPEDLGGFGGPLETLLIMEQFGRGRVTSAYVAQCVFAGTILRAAGRSDLLEALIEGRRRFAVAYEEPHARGNPAVVAAQARTAPDGVRISGGKTRVLDAGTADTLLVSARDGDDVLLAAVPAAAPGVARVAYPAEDGTDVADIRFDDALVEEGGVIARGGDALRILELGFDHAAGAFCAEGLGLMSVMLEATVEYAKARHQFGVPIGSFQALQHRMAEMFIEVELARSMAYLAATTLDTSDPAERRRGVSAAKVQIAKSGRFVGQNAIQLHGGIGMSEEYHVGRYFKRMTMVERLLGDADFHLARYLPTAPAAAREPAPV, from the coding sequence ATGGACTTCGCGCTCTCACCCGAACAACTGCTCATCAAGGACGGGGTCGCACGGTTCGCCGCCGGCGATCATGCCGGCGACCGCTGGAGCACGTTCGCGGAACTCGGCTGGCTCGCGATCGGCGCGCCCGAGGATCTGGGCGGGTTCGGCGGGCCGCTCGAGACGCTGCTGATCATGGAGCAGTTCGGACGGGGCCGCGTCACGTCCGCGTACGTCGCGCAGTGCGTCTTCGCGGGGACGATCCTGCGTGCGGCGGGACGCAGCGACCTGCTCGAAGCGCTGATCGAGGGTCGCCGCCGTTTCGCGGTCGCGTACGAAGAGCCGCATGCGCGCGGCAATCCCGCCGTGGTCGCCGCGCAGGCGCGCACCGCGCCCGACGGCGTGCGCATCAGCGGCGGCAAGACGCGCGTGCTCGACGCCGGCACGGCCGACACGCTGCTCGTCAGCGCGCGCGACGGCGACGACGTGCTGCTCGCGGCCGTCCCGGCGGCGGCGCCGGGCGTCGCGCGCGTCGCGTATCCCGCCGAAGACGGCACCGACGTCGCCGATATCCGCTTCGACGATGCGCTCGTCGAGGAAGGCGGCGTCATCGCGCGCGGCGGCGACGCGCTGCGCATCCTCGAGCTCGGCTTCGACCATGCGGCCGGCGCGTTCTGCGCCGAAGGCCTCGGCTTGATGAGCGTCATGCTCGAAGCGACGGTGGAGTACGCGAAGGCGCGTCACCAATTCGGCGTCCCGATCGGGTCGTTTCAGGCGCTGCAGCACCGGATGGCCGAGATGTTCATCGAGGTCGAACTGGCGCGCTCGATGGCCTACCTCGCCGCGACGACGCTCGACACGAGCGATCCGGCGGAACGCCGCCGCGGCGTCTCGGCCGCAAAGGTGCAGATCGCGAAGTCCGGACGCTTCGTCGGACAGAACGCGATTCAGCTGCACGGCGGGATCGGGATGAGCGAGGAGTACCACGTCGGCCGGTACTTCAAGCGGATGACGATGGTCGAGCGGCTGCTCGGCGACGCCGACTTCCATCTCGCCCGCTATCTCCCGACGGCGCCCGCGGCGGCGCGCGAACCGGCGCCGGTCTAG
- a CDS encoding ABC transporter ATP-binding protein, whose translation MLLQARAITKRFGGLLAVDDVSSAIPAGQIKAIIGPNGAGKSTLFNVVSGLYAATSGSLLFEGEEITGLPMHAIARRGIARTFQTTSLFAHLTVLDNAMLGYRRHTASTLVDALLRTPRTRREERESRDAAHDALRFAGIDGLAHRIAGSIPQEAQKRLAIAIAVAAKPKLVLLDEPVAGVTAEETDAHAALIRAMADAGMTICLVEHKMNLVMGLADSIVVLHHGKKIAEGTPAQISADPAVIDAYLGVKAHV comes from the coding sequence ATGCTGCTGCAGGCGCGCGCGATCACCAAGCGCTTCGGCGGGCTGCTCGCGGTCGACGACGTCTCGTCCGCGATCCCGGCGGGTCAGATCAAAGCGATCATCGGACCCAACGGCGCGGGGAAGTCGACGCTCTTCAACGTCGTCTCCGGACTCTACGCCGCGACTTCGGGCAGCCTGCTTTTCGAAGGTGAGGAGATCACCGGTCTTCCGATGCACGCCATCGCGCGTCGCGGGATCGCGCGCACGTTCCAAACGACCAGCCTGTTCGCGCACCTGACAGTGCTCGACAACGCGATGCTCGGCTACCGCCGCCATACGGCGAGCACGCTCGTCGACGCGCTGCTGCGCACGCCGCGCACGCGGCGCGAGGAGCGCGAGAGCCGCGACGCGGCGCACGACGCGCTGCGGTTCGCCGGGATCGACGGTCTCGCGCACCGCATCGCCGGGAGCATCCCGCAGGAAGCCCAGAAGCGTCTCGCGATCGCGATCGCGGTCGCGGCGAAGCCCAAACTCGTCCTCCTCGACGAACCGGTCGCCGGCGTCACCGCCGAAGAGACTGATGCGCACGCCGCACTGATTCGCGCTATGGCGGACGCCGGGATGACGATCTGCCTGGTCGAGCACAAGATGAACTTGGTGATGGGACTCGCCGACTCGATCGTCGTGCTCCATCACGGCAAGAAGATCGCCGAGGGGACGCCGGCGCAGATCAGCGCCGATCCGGCCGTCATCGATGCGTATCTCGGAGTGAAAGCCCATGTCTGA